From the Quercus lobata isolate SW786 chromosome 6, ValleyOak3.0 Primary Assembly, whole genome shotgun sequence genome, one window contains:
- the LOC115994055 gene encoding protein RADIALIS-like 2, whose translation MASSSMSSSDSWTAKENKAFERALAVYDKDTPDRWHNVAKAVGGKTPEEVKRHYELLVEDVKHIESGRVPFPKYKTTGGSSQAN comes from the coding sequence ATGGCATCCAGTTCAATGTCCTCCTCTGACTCATGGACTGCAAAAGAGAACAAGGCCTTTGAGAGGGCTCTTGCTGTGTATGATAAGGACACCCCTGACCGTTGGCACAATGTCGCTAAGGCTGTTGGTGGGAAAACACCAGAAGAAGTGAAAAGGCACTATGAACTTCTTGTGGAAGATGTCAAGCATATTGAGTCAGGCCGAGTTCCCTTCCCCAAATACAAGACAACTGGTGGGAGTAGCCAAGCAAATTAA